A window of Polaromonas hydrogenivorans contains these coding sequences:
- a CDS encoding nitrite/sulfite reductase, with product MYQYTEFDRQFVKARADQYRDQLTRWQAGQLPEDEFRPLRLQNGWYVQRYAPMLRVAVPYGELSSAQLRVLATIARDYDQPDAALIAGAQATQDKLGPVLLKNGQSAHTHLTKGYAHFTTRQNVQYNWIPLDKSADVMDLLASVDMHGIQTSGNCIRNITSDERAGIAVDEIADPRPFGEIMRQWSTLHPEFAFLPRKFKIAISGAQEDRAAIGWHDVGLQLLRNEAGELGFKVLVGGGMGRTPIIGTVIREFLAWDQIMNYLEAIVRVYNRYGRRDNIYKARIKILVKAEGQKYIDDVEAEYQQIIEHDGGPHTITQAEYDRVAACFVAPTLNGAPADAEAISAEEQPAFSRWLQQNVAPHQNPELRAVSLSFKRLGQAPGDATADQLDIAADLAERFSAGEVRVSHEQNLLLPWVHADALPALWRAASQAGFAKANIHLLTDMIACPGGDFCSLANARSLPIAEAITERYQDLDELHDIGEIDLHISGCINSCGHHHSGHIGILGVDKDGKEWYQVSLGGSDGSNLSGAAMAGKAVGPSFSAAEVPDVIEAVLATYRQQREGRETFIATLRRVGAEPFKAAANGARFSASRTEPAEASAA from the coding sequence ATGTACCAATACACAGAATTTGACCGCCAGTTCGTCAAAGCCCGCGCCGACCAGTACCGTGACCAGCTCACGCGCTGGCAGGCCGGGCAGTTGCCTGAAGACGAGTTTCGCCCGCTGCGCCTGCAAAACGGCTGGTATGTGCAGCGCTACGCGCCCATGCTGCGCGTGGCCGTGCCCTACGGCGAACTCTCCAGCGCCCAGCTGCGCGTGCTGGCGACCATCGCCCGCGACTACGACCAGCCCGATGCGGCGCTGATCGCAGGCGCGCAGGCCACGCAGGACAAGCTCGGCCCGGTGCTGCTGAAGAACGGCCAGTCGGCGCACACGCACCTGACCAAGGGCTATGCCCACTTCACCACCCGCCAGAACGTGCAGTACAACTGGATTCCGCTCGACAAGTCGGCCGACGTGATGGACCTGCTCGCCAGCGTGGACATGCACGGCATCCAGACCAGCGGCAACTGCATCCGCAACATCACCAGCGACGAGCGCGCCGGCATTGCGGTGGACGAGATCGCCGACCCGCGCCCGTTCGGCGAGATCATGCGCCAGTGGAGCACGCTGCACCCCGAGTTCGCCTTCTTGCCGCGCAAGTTCAAGATCGCCATCAGCGGCGCCCAGGAAGACCGCGCCGCCATCGGCTGGCACGACGTAGGCCTGCAACTGCTGCGCAATGAAGCCGGCGAGCTGGGCTTCAAGGTGCTGGTCGGCGGCGGCATGGGCCGCACGCCGATCATCGGCACGGTGATCCGCGAGTTCCTGGCGTGGGACCAGATCATGAATTACCTCGAAGCCATCGTGCGCGTCTATAACCGCTACGGCCGGCGCGACAACATCTACAAGGCGCGCATCAAGATTCTGGTGAAAGCCGAAGGCCAGAAATACATCGACGATGTCGAGGCCGAATACCAGCAGATCATCGAGCATGACGGCGGCCCGCACACCATCACGCAGGCCGAGTACGACCGCGTGGCGGCCTGCTTCGTGGCGCCCACGCTCAACGGCGCGCCCGCGGATGCCGAAGCCATCAGCGCCGAAGAGCAGCCCGCCTTCAGCCGCTGGCTGCAGCAAAACGTGGCGCCGCACCAGAACCCCGAGCTGCGCGCGGTCAGCCTGTCGTTCAAGCGCCTGGGGCAAGCGCCCGGCGACGCGACCGCCGACCAGTTGGACATCGCCGCCGACCTGGCCGAGCGCTTCAGCGCCGGCGAAGTGCGCGTCAGCCATGAACAAAACCTGCTGCTGCCCTGGGTGCATGCCGACGCGCTGCCCGCGCTGTGGCGCGCGGCCAGCCAGGCCGGCTTTGCCAAGGCCAACATCCATTTGCTGACCGACATGATCGCCTGCCCCGGCGGCGACTTCTGCTCGCTGGCCAATGCGCGGTCGCTGCCGATTGCCGAAGCCATCACCGAGCGTTATCAGGATCTGGACGAGCTGCACGACATCGGCGAGATCGACCTGCACATCAGCGGCTGCATCAACTCCTGCGGCCACCACCACAGCGGCCACATCGGCATCCTGGGCGTCGATAAGGACGGCAAGGAGTGGTACCAGGTGTCGCTGGGCGGCTCGGACGGCTCGAACCTGTCGGGCGCGGCCATGGCCGGCAAGGCGGTCGGACCTTCGTTCTCGGCGGCTGAAGTGCCTGACGTGATTGAAGCCGTGCTCGCTACCTACCGCCAGCAGCGCGAAGGCCGCGAGACCTTCATCGCCACGCTGCGCCGCGTCGGGGCCGAGCCGTTCAAGGCGGCCGCCAACGGCGCGCGCTTCAGCGCCAGCCGCACTGAGCCAGCCGAAGCCAGCGCCGCCTGA
- a CDS encoding sulfite exporter TauE/SafE family protein, with protein MHDFAFIFAGFVVGLVVGLTGVGGGSLMTPLLIFVFGVKPHLAIGTDLLFAAFTKMGGTISLARAKVVDWKIVGQTAMGSIPAALATLYLLQHLGPANPATQAIMTTTLGLALLLTATATFYKVLRGKAPPTHIAPELIAHATQARHWALPIVFGAVIGTLVTLTSVGAGAIGVIVLMLLYPALPLPRIVAADIAHAVPLTLVAGLGHASIGSVDWPLLAKLLAGSLPGIWIGSHLMRRTSDRVIRSLLSLLLAYAGMKLISI; from the coding sequence ATGCATGATTTTGCTTTTATATTTGCCGGCTTCGTTGTCGGTCTCGTGGTCGGCCTGACCGGCGTTGGCGGCGGCTCGCTGATGACGCCGCTGCTGATCTTCGTGTTCGGCGTCAAGCCGCACCTGGCCATCGGCACCGACCTGCTGTTTGCCGCCTTCACCAAGATGGGCGGCACGATCAGCCTGGCGCGCGCGAAAGTGGTGGACTGGAAAATCGTCGGACAGACGGCCATGGGCAGCATTCCGGCCGCACTGGCCACCTTGTACCTGCTGCAGCACCTTGGCCCCGCCAATCCGGCGACCCAGGCGATCATGACCACGACGCTGGGCCTGGCGCTGCTGCTGACGGCCACCGCCACCTTCTACAAGGTCTTGCGCGGCAAGGCGCCGCCCACGCACATCGCCCCTGAGCTGATTGCCCATGCCACGCAGGCGCGCCACTGGGCCTTGCCGATTGTGTTTGGCGCGGTCATCGGCACGCTGGTCACGCTGACCTCGGTGGGCGCCGGCGCCATCGGCGTGATCGTGCTGATGCTGCTCTACCCCGCCCTGCCCCTGCCGCGCATCGTGGCCGCCGACATTGCCCATGCGGTTCCGCTGACACTGGTGGCCGGACTGGGCCATGCGTCCATTGGTTCGGTGGACTGGCCTTTGCTTGCCAAGCTGCTGGCCGGCTCGCTGCCGGGCATCTGGATCGGTTCGCACCTGATGCGCAGAACATCCGACCGCGTGATCCGCTCACTGCTGTCGCTGCTGCTGGCCTATGCCGGCATGAAGCTTATTTCCATCTAG
- a CDS encoding ABC transporter substrate-binding protein has translation MALLLENTLKFTKPVLLGGVLLATAMFAQSASNKPIKIGEINSYSTMPQFTQPYRQGWQLAVEEINQAGGLLGRKVEVIARDDAGKPEEALRHAIELTSREKVDVLAGGYLSNVGLALADHAQKNRRLYIASEPLTDAIVWDKGNRYTFRLRPSTYMQAAMLVEEAAKMPAKRWATIAPNYEYGQSAVASFRELLKARRPDVEFVGEQWPALGKLEAGTALQATMQSKPDAIFNVTFGADLAKLVREGNQRGIFPRVPVVSMLSGEPEYLDVLKDETPRGWIVTGYPWDQIDSSEHASFAANYYRRFKEYPKVGSVVGYSTMQAIFAGIKKANSTDNEKLVVALRGLKFTTPFGPAEFRAIDQQSTMGAYVGKLDMRGNKGTMVNWRYADGKAYLPSDAYVKARRPADAMK, from the coding sequence ATGGCCTTGCTTTTGGAGAACACCTTGAAATTTACAAAACCTGTCCTGTTGGGCGGTGTGTTGCTGGCGACGGCCATGTTCGCGCAGTCGGCCTCGAACAAGCCCATCAAGATCGGGGAAATCAACAGCTATTCGACGATGCCGCAGTTCACCCAGCCTTACCGCCAGGGCTGGCAACTGGCCGTCGAGGAAATCAACCAGGCCGGCGGCCTGCTGGGCCGCAAGGTCGAGGTGATTGCCCGCGACGACGCCGGCAAGCCCGAGGAAGCCCTGCGCCACGCCATCGAACTCACCTCGCGCGAAAAGGTCGATGTGCTGGCCGGCGGCTATCTGTCCAACGTCGGCCTGGCCCTGGCCGACCATGCCCAGAAAAACAGACGGCTCTACATCGCCAGCGAGCCGCTGACCGACGCCATCGTCTGGGACAAGGGCAACCGCTACACCTTCCGCCTGCGCCCGAGCACCTACATGCAGGCCGCCATGCTGGTCGAGGAGGCCGCGAAAATGCCCGCCAAACGCTGGGCGACGATTGCGCCCAACTACGAATACGGCCAGAGCGCGGTGGCCAGCTTCAGGGAATTGCTCAAGGCCAGGCGGCCCGACGTGGAGTTTGTCGGCGAACAGTGGCCCGCCCTGGGCAAGCTCGAAGCCGGAACCGCCTTGCAAGCCACGATGCAAAGCAAGCCCGACGCGATTTTCAACGTGACCTTTGGCGCCGACCTGGCCAAGCTGGTGCGGGAAGGCAACCAGCGCGGCATTTTCCCCAGGGTGCCGGTAGTCTCGATGCTGTCGGGCGAGCCTGAATACCTCGATGTGCTGAAGGACGAAACGCCCAGGGGCTGGATCGTGACCGGCTACCCGTGGGACCAGATTGACTCCAGCGAACACGCCAGCTTTGCCGCCAACTACTACCGCCGCTTCAAGGAATACCCCAAGGTCGGTTCGGTGGTCGGCTATTCGACCATGCAGGCGATTTTTGCCGGCATCAAAAAGGCCAACTCGACGGACAACGAAAAGCTGGTCGTCGCGCTGCGCGGCCTGAAATTCACCACGCCCTTCGGCCCGGCCGAGTTCCGCGCCATCGACCAGCAATCGACCATGGGCGCCTACGTCGGCAAGCTCGATATGCGCGGCAACAAGGGAACGATGGTGAACTGGCGCTACGCCGACGGCAAGGCGTATTTGCCGAGTGATGCCTATGTCAAGGCGCGCCGCCCGGCTGATGCCATGAAGTGA
- the mnmC gene encoding FAD-dependent 5-carboxymethylaminomethyl-2-thiouridine(34) oxidoreductase MnmC, with protein sequence MSERIEWLEDGTAGGSPYSPRFGDRYRSELGGLEQAREVFLKGCGLPDAWRGQPQWCVLETGFGLGLNFLVTWAAWKADPLRPRLLHFVSTEAYPASADDVLRSARTHPELIPFAEQLKRQLWGLLPGVHRLVFEDGRVLLTLCIGDTKAMLREPSFEADSLYLDGFSPQRNPDIWDVHTFKAVARCCRRGTRIATWTIARSVRDALAQCGFVVKKVPGTPPKRDNLQGEYQPAWEVKKSRITPERKAPARCIVIGAGLAGAAVAASLARRGWQVTVLDAASTPAAGASGLPAGVLAPHVSPDDSLLSRLSRSGIRAMLQQADALLQTNIDWSQTGVLEHCVEHARQLPAAWHPGQALAGAAGDWTRPATSEQLEHCGLSPETPALWHVQAGWIKPARLVQAWLSSPGVSWHGNAAVSQLVRQAGAWQALDAAGNELASAELVVLAAGHGSRALSEIASPQAGRPLALQAIRGQASWGLHAPDTEQAMPAFPVNGHGSLVPRVPLEQGLAWVTGSSFERDNTSPQLRPEDEQHNFGKLKTLLPVAAQALAAQFESGQVRGWTGVRCATPSRLPALGPLENAPDVWVCSGMGSRGLTFAALCGELLAARLHGEPLPVELRQADALLPQYATRLQPSGS encoded by the coding sequence ATGTCAGAGCGCATTGAATGGCTGGAAGACGGCACGGCGGGCGGCAGCCCCTACAGCCCGCGCTTTGGCGACCGCTACCGCAGCGAACTCGGCGGGCTGGAACAGGCCCGTGAAGTTTTCCTCAAGGGCTGCGGCCTGCCCGACGCCTGGCGCGGCCAGCCGCAATGGTGCGTGCTGGAAACCGGTTTTGGCCTGGGGCTGAATTTTTTGGTCACCTGGGCCGCCTGGAAAGCCGACCCGCTGCGCCCTCGCCTGCTGCATTTCGTCTCGACCGAGGCGTATCCGGCCAGCGCCGACGACGTGCTGCGCAGCGCCCGCACGCATCCCGAACTGATCCCTTTCGCGGAACAATTGAAACGCCAGCTCTGGGGCCTGTTGCCCGGCGTTCACCGGCTGGTGTTTGAAGATGGCCGGGTGCTGTTGACGCTGTGCATTGGCGATACCAAGGCGATGCTGCGCGAACCCTCATTTGAAGCCGATTCGCTCTATCTCGACGGCTTCAGCCCGCAGCGCAACCCCGACATCTGGGATGTGCATACCTTCAAGGCCGTGGCGCGCTGCTGCCGTCGCGGCACCCGAATAGCCACTTGGACGATTGCGCGCAGCGTGCGCGATGCGCTGGCGCAATGCGGCTTCGTGGTGAAGAAAGTCCCCGGCACGCCGCCCAAGCGCGACAACCTGCAGGGCGAATACCAGCCCGCGTGGGAAGTCAAGAAATCCCGCATCACGCCAGAACGAAAAGCCCCGGCGCGTTGCATCGTGATTGGCGCCGGGCTGGCGGGTGCCGCCGTGGCGGCCAGCCTGGCGCGGCGCGGCTGGCAGGTGACGGTGCTCGACGCCGCCAGCACGCCTGCCGCCGGCGCGTCGGGCTTGCCTGCCGGCGTGCTGGCGCCGCATGTATCGCCCGACGACAGCCTGCTGTCGCGCCTGTCGCGCAGCGGCATCCGGGCGATGCTGCAGCAGGCCGATGCGCTGCTGCAAACGAATATCGACTGGAGCCAAACCGGCGTGCTGGAGCATTGCGTGGAGCATGCGCGCCAGTTGCCCGCCGCGTGGCATCCTGGACAGGCTCTGGCCGGTGCCGCAGGCGACTGGACGCGCCCGGCCACGTCCGAACAACTCGAACACTGCGGCCTCTCGCCAGAGACTCCGGCGCTGTGGCATGTGCAGGCAGGCTGGATCAAGCCTGCGCGCCTGGTCCAGGCCTGGCTGTCCAGCCCCGGCGTGAGCTGGCACGGCAACGCGGCGGTCAGCCAGTTGGTCCGGCAAGCCGGCGCGTGGCAGGCGCTGGATGCCGCCGGGAACGAACTGGCCAGCGCCGAGCTGGTGGTGCTGGCGGCCGGTCATGGCAGCCGGGCGCTGAGCGAGATCGCCAGCCCCCAAGCTGGCCGCCCGCTGGCGCTGCAGGCCATTCGCGGCCAGGCCTCGTGGGGCCTGCATGCGCCGGACACCGAACAAGCCATGCCGGCTTTTCCGGTCAACGGCCACGGCAGCCTGGTTCCGCGAGTCCCGCTTGAGCAGGGCCTGGCCTGGGTCACCGGCTCCAGCTTTGAGCGGGACAACACCAGCCCCCAGCTCCGGCCCGAAGACGAACAGCACAATTTCGGCAAGCTGAAAACCCTGCTGCCTGTTGCCGCGCAGGCGCTGGCGGCTCAATTTGAAAGCGGCCAGGTCCGGGGCTGGACCGGCGTTCGCTGCGCCACGCCGAGCCGGCTGCCTGCACTCGGTCCGCTGGAAAATGCGCCCGATGTGTGGGTTTGCAGCGGCATGGGATCACGCGGCCTGACATTTGCCGCCCTGTGCGGCGAACTGCTGGCCGCCCGGCTGCACGGCGAGCCCCTGCCAGTTGAGCTGCGCCAGGCCGATGCGCTGCTGCCGCAGTACGCCACGCGTTTGCAGCCGTCCGGCAGCTGA
- a CDS encoding oxidative damage protection protein, translating to MARLVNCIKLGREAEGLDFPPYPGALGKRIWEEVSKQAWADWMKQQTMLVNENRLNLADARARQYLARQMEKHFFGDGADAVQGYVPPTPPGA from the coding sequence ATGGCACGTCTCGTCAATTGCATCAAACTCGGCCGCGAAGCCGAAGGCCTTGATTTCCCTCCCTATCCCGGCGCGCTGGGCAAGCGCATCTGGGAAGAAGTCAGCAAACAGGCCTGGGCCGACTGGATGAAGCAGCAAACCATGCTGGTCAATGAAAACCGGCTCAACCTGGCCGACGCCCGCGCCCGCCAGTACCTGGCGCGGCAGATGGAAAAGCATTTCTTCGGCGACGGCGCTGATGCGGTGCAGGGCTACGTTCCGCCCACGCCTCCCGGCGCCTGA
- a CDS encoding sulfate ABC transporter substrate-binding protein yields the protein MNSRRYFINLSGRAALAVALAGSVLSSHAQQPPVTLLNVSYDPTRELYVDYNAAFTKYWKAKAGQDVTIKQSHGGSGKQARSVIDGIDADVVTLALAGDVDALVKNGGLIPKDWQKRLPHNSAPYTSTIVFLVRKGNPKGIKDWDDLAKPGVAVITPNPKTSGGARWNYLAAWEFAKRKNGGSDAKAKEFVGQLYKNVPVLDTGARGSTITFVQRNVGDVLLAWENEAFLALKEFGADKFQVVVPSISILAEPTVTLVDKNVDKKGTRAVATAYLDYLYSDEGQDIAGRNYYRPTGEKAKAKYASQFPKLTLFTIDQGFGGWTQADKNHFADGASFDQIYTQK from the coding sequence ATGAATTCACGTCGTTACTTTATCAATCTTTCTGGCCGCGCCGCATTGGCTGTGGCTTTGGCCGGATCGGTGCTGTCCAGTCACGCCCAGCAGCCGCCCGTCACGCTGCTCAACGTGTCCTACGACCCGACCCGCGAACTCTACGTGGACTACAACGCGGCCTTCACCAAATACTGGAAGGCCAAGGCCGGCCAGGACGTGACGATCAAGCAGTCGCACGGCGGCTCGGGCAAGCAGGCGCGCTCGGTGATCGACGGCATCGACGCCGATGTGGTCACGCTGGCGCTGGCCGGCGATGTCGATGCGCTGGTCAAGAACGGCGGGCTGATTCCGAAGGACTGGCAAAAACGCCTGCCGCACAACTCGGCCCCCTACACCTCGACCATCGTGTTCCTGGTGCGCAAGGGCAACCCCAAAGGCATCAAGGACTGGGACGACCTGGCCAAGCCCGGCGTGGCGGTGATCACGCCCAACCCCAAGACCTCCGGCGGCGCGCGCTGGAACTACCTGGCCGCCTGGGAATTCGCCAAGCGCAAGAACGGCGGCAGCGACGCCAAGGCGAAAGAATTTGTCGGCCAGCTCTACAAGAACGTGCCGGTGCTGGACACCGGCGCGCGGGGTTCGACCATCACCTTCGTGCAGCGCAACGTCGGCGACGTGCTGCTGGCCTGGGAAAACGAAGCCTTTTTGGCGCTCAAAGAGTTTGGCGCCGACAAGTTCCAGGTCGTCGTGCCGTCGATCAGCATCCTGGCCGAGCCCACGGTGACGCTGGTGGACAAAAACGTCGATAAGAAGGGCACCCGCGCCGTGGCGACCGCCTACCTCGACTACCTGTATTCCGACGAAGGCCAGGACATTGCCGGGCGCAACTACTACCGCCCGACCGGCGAAAAGGCCAAGGCCAAGTATGCCAGCCAGTTCCCCAAGCTGACGCTGTTCACGATTGACCAGGGCTTTGGCGGCTGGACCCAGGCCGACAAGAACCACTTCGCCGACGGCGCCTCGTTCGACCAGATTTACACGCAGAAGTAA
- the ssuE gene encoding NADPH-dependent FMN reductase — protein MSVSPTVLLIAGSPSDPSRSAALLDAVSLRLALRGELKVERLNIRELPAEALLLAEWGHPAIVKALAQVQRARAIVVATPVYKAAYSGVLKVFLDLLPQTALKDKTVLPLATGGSPHHMLALDYALRPVLQSLSARHILPGVYATDAQIPRSTEGIYAPAAEISTRLDEAVATLLAEGFRLPPPTRFDPVLFSQVRCSV, from the coding sequence ATGTCCGTATCGCCCACCGTACTGCTGATTGCAGGCAGCCCGTCCGACCCTTCGCGTTCTGCCGCGCTGCTCGATGCGGTCAGCCTTCGGCTGGCGCTTCGGGGAGAGTTGAAGGTCGAGCGCCTGAACATCCGCGAGTTGCCCGCCGAGGCGCTGCTGCTGGCCGAGTGGGGCCATCCGGCGATTGTCAAGGCGCTGGCGCAGGTGCAGCGGGCGCGCGCCATCGTCGTGGCGACGCCGGTTTACAAGGCAGCCTACAGCGGCGTGCTCAAGGTGTTCCTGGACCTGCTGCCGCAAACCGCGCTGAAGGACAAGACCGTGCTGCCGCTGGCCACGGGCGGCAGTCCGCACCACATGCTGGCGCTCGACTATGCCTTGCGGCCGGTGCTGCAGTCGCTCTCGGCGCGGCACATCCTGCCCGGCGTGTACGCCACCGATGCGCAGATTCCGCGCTCGACTGAGGGCATCTATGCGCCCGCCGCCGAGATTTCGACCCGGCTCGACGAGGCCGTTGCCACGCTGCTGGCCGAGGGCTTTCGATTGCCGCCGCCGACGCGCTTTGATCCGGTGCTGTTTTCCCAGGTGCGATGTAGCGTCTGA